A window of the Lolium perenne isolate Kyuss_39 chromosome 7, Kyuss_2.0, whole genome shotgun sequence genome harbors these coding sequences:
- the LOC127318405 gene encoding uncharacterized protein: MEHLVRAPVSRSRMYYLMAEWTYFKITVTLCASRVEKWIHAVKRDFLDAAPINCVGLDCEFTNAHEGNQCAAVLQLSVATHNLVFQICWVDEVPQVLKDFLQDKTIRFCGAAIGKDVEMLSSYGNTPLLENFDSPSANVQTAFFH, encoded by the exons ATGGAGCACCTCGTGCGCGCCCCGGTTTCTCGATCTCGGATGTACTACCTCATGGCCGAATGGACGTACTTCAAGATCACGGTCACTCTTTGTGCATCAAGGGTGGAGAAGTGGATCCACGCCGTCAAGAGGGACTTTCTCGACGCCGCACCAATCAATTGCGTCGGCTTGGACTGCGAGTTCACCAACGCTCATGAGGGTAATCAGTGCGCCGCCGTCCTTCAACTCTCGGTGGCGACCCATAATTTGGTCTTCCAGATTTGTTGGGTTGATGAAGTGCCACAAGTTCTCAAGGATTTCTTGCAGGACAAGACCATCAGATTTTGTGGCGCGGCTATCGGCAAAGATGTGGAAATGCTGAGTTCCTACGGAAAtactc cattgcttgaaaatttcgacagtccttctgcaaatgtccAGACTGCCTTCTTCCATTGA